One window of the Oncorhynchus clarkii lewisi isolate Uvic-CL-2024 chromosome 19, UVic_Ocla_1.0, whole genome shotgun sequence genome contains the following:
- the LOC139374994 gene encoding paired box protein Pax-9, producing MEPAFGEVNQLGGVFVNGRPLPNAIRLRIVELAQLGIRPCDISRQLRVSHGCVSKILARYNETGSILPGAIGGSKPRVTTPTVVKHIRTYKQRDPGIFAWEIRDRLLADGVCDKFNLPSVSSISRILRNKIGNLSQQSQYESSKQSSHPPQPTLPYNHIYSYPTPIGASGTKVPTPPGMHSLPGHMAMHRIWPSSHSVTDILGIRSITEQQISDSSSFPSAKLEEWSVINRTHFPPSASSPLVNGVQDKPPHSIEPEAKYKQTQSGLPTVNSYVTAPSIPAYHPPTPVSPYMGYSATTSAYVTGPTWQPHSGSALYHHSCDNIAAPLAFKGMTAHHRDAIHPHAHPITASAL from the exons ATGG AGCCAGCCTTTGGAGAGGTGAACCAGCTCGGCGGGGTTTTTGTCAACGGCAGACCGCTTCCCAACGCAATCCGGCTGCGGATTGTAGAGCTCGCCCAGCTGGGCATCAGGCCTTGCGACATCAGCAGACAGCTCCGGGTCTCCCACGGCTGCGTCAGCAAGATACTGGCCCGGTACAACGAGACCGGCTCTATACTCCCGGGAGCGATCGGGGGCAGCAAACCACGGGTCACCACGCCTACAGTGGTCAAGCACATACGGACATACAAGCAGAGGGACCCGGGTATCTTCGCCTGGGAGATCCGGGACAGGCTACTGGCTGACGGAGTTTGTGACAAGTTCAATCTACCATCTGTGAGCTCCATCAGTAGGATCCTCCGCAACAAGATTGGGAATCTGTCCCAGCAGAGCCAGTATGAGTCCAGCAAGCAGTCGTCTCACCCACCACAACCAACGCTACCATACAACCACATATACTCGTATCCGACCCCCATCGGAGCCTCTGGGACCAAAGTACCGACTCCCCCGGGCATGCACTCCCTCCCTGGACACATGGCTATGCACAGGATATGGCCCTCCTCCCACTCGGTAACAGATATTCTGGGGATTCGGTCGATAACAGAGCAACAAA TTAGTGACAGTTCGTCCTTTCCCAGTGCCAAACTAGAAGAATGGAGCGTTATAAACAGGACACATTTTCCGCCGTCAGCAAGCTCTCCACTAGTCAATGGCGTGCAGGATAAACCACCGCATTCTATAGAACCTGAAGCAAAATACAAACAG acGCAGAGTGGCTTGCCCACAGTGAACAGTTATGTCACAGCGCCCAGCATCCCAGCCTACCACCCTCCCACCCCAGTGTCGCCCTACATGGGGTACAGCGCCACCACGTCGGCCTATGTGACCGGTCCCACATGGCAGCCGCACAGTGGCAGTGCTCTCTATCACCACAGCTGTGACAACATCGCCGCTCCGCTGGCCTTCAAGGGTATGACAGCCCACCACCGTGACGCCATCCACCCCCATGCCCACCCCATCACCGCCTCAGCACTGTAG